A portion of the Candidatus Pristimantibacillus lignocellulolyticus genome contains these proteins:
- the panC gene encoding pantoate--beta-alanine ligase produces MNICRTKQQLRLAVREAEKHQQSIGFVPTMGYLHEGHASLLREAKSDNDVVVLSIFVNPMQFGPNEDLDRYPRDEERDLALAASCGVDIVFLPSVEEMYPKKPLTTIKVEEVTSRLCGASRPGHFDGVGLVVSKLFNIVQPQKAYFGMKDAQQVAVIEQMVQDLDMNVNIVPCPIIREPDGLALSSRNVYLSAKHRMEATTLSLSLNKLHHQLKDNNKLTTDECIALITNEIVTNTTGEIDYVELLHYPSLTGVEGHLAIAESLENQRFIVAVAVKFGTTRLIDNALFHVGEVIERV; encoded by the coding sequence ATGAATATATGTCGCACGAAGCAACAGCTACGATTAGCTGTTAGAGAAGCCGAGAAGCATCAACAATCGATCGGATTCGTTCCGACGATGGGTTACTTACACGAAGGACATGCTAGCTTATTGCGTGAAGCTAAATCTGATAATGATGTTGTTGTTCTAAGCATATTCGTGAATCCAATGCAATTTGGACCTAACGAAGATTTAGATCGTTATCCTCGTGATGAAGAAAGAGACTTAGCGCTTGCTGCATCATGTGGTGTTGATATTGTATTCTTGCCATCTGTAGAAGAGATGTATCCGAAAAAACCATTAACGACAATCAAAGTTGAAGAAGTAACAAGTCGCTTATGTGGAGCCTCTCGACCAGGTCATTTTGATGGTGTTGGTTTAGTTGTTAGTAAGCTTTTCAACATTGTACAACCACAAAAAGCATATTTTGGGATGAAAGACGCTCAACAAGTAGCGGTTATTGAACAAATGGTGCAAGATCTTGATATGAATGTAAATATTGTTCCTTGTCCAATTATTAGAGAACCGGATGGACTTGCATTAAGTTCTCGAAATGTATATTTATCAGCGAAACATAGAATGGAAGCTACAACATTAAGTTTGTCGCTTAACAAACTACATCATCAACTTAAAGATAACAATAAGCTGACAACAGATGAATGTATTGCTCTTATAACCAATGAGATTGTAACGAATACTACTGGTGAAATTGATTATGTTGAATTATTGCATTATCCTTCATTAACAGGAGTAGAGGGTCACCTTGCCATTGCTGAAAGTCTTGAAAACCAAAGATTTATAGTAGCGGTTGCCGTGAAGTTCGGTACTACCCGATTAATAGATAATGCGTTATTCCATGTTGGAGAGGTGATCGAGCGTGTATAG
- a CDS encoding redox-sensing transcriptional repressor Rex, whose protein sequence is MKQTKISEAVVRRLPVYLQVLHELKSREIQTVSSQDLGNRLDLNPAQIRKDLAYFGDFGRKGIGYEVDYLIDKIQHILKINQTINVALIGAGNLGHALCNYNKYSNDNMQIVAVFDNVESKVDTKINNLTVQPMAQLTKQIAELNIRIGIITVPASEAQNVANQLIESGIEGILNFAPTILRAPDSVRIQYADFTKELLSLAYYLNNKEEANDE, encoded by the coding sequence ATGAAGCAAACAAAAATTTCTGAAGCAGTTGTCAGAAGATTACCTGTATATTTGCAAGTACTTCATGAATTGAAAAGTCGTGAAATTCAGACCGTTTCCTCACAAGATCTAGGTAATCGATTAGATCTTAATCCTGCACAAATTCGCAAAGATCTCGCTTATTTTGGAGACTTTGGTCGCAAAGGAATTGGCTATGAGGTAGATTATCTAATTGATAAAATACAACATATTCTAAAAATAAATCAAACGATTAATGTTGCGTTAATTGGTGCTGGTAATCTGGGACATGCCTTGTGTAATTATAACAAATACAGTAATGATAATATGCAAATTGTTGCTGTATTTGACAATGTGGAAAGTAAAGTAGATACGAAAATTAATAATCTAACGGTACAACCGATGGCTCAGTTAACAAAACAGATTGCCGAGTTAAACATTCGTATTGGCATTATAACTGTACCTGCTTCAGAAGCGCAAAATGTTGCTAATCAATTAATTGAGTCAGGCATAGAAGGTATATTGAACTTTGCCCCAACAATATTACGTGCACCAGACAGTGTACGTATACAATATGCTGATTTTACAAAAGAATTATTGAGCTTAGCTTATTATTTGAATAACAAAGAGGAGGCAAATGATGAGTAA
- a CDS encoding AAA family ATPase, which produces MRNYAKEIAIGIFVAIFSVSIGYFVNIGAGIFSVALFVVIYMMTTQPNKQLGLASLKKQNKSIIEPITFDQVGGQLHVKEELKEALDFLVQRDQLEKRGIRLMKGILLTGPPGTGKTMLAKAAANYTDSVFIAASGSEFVEKYVGTGANRVRELFTKARKQAKDQNKKNAIVFIDEIDVIGGKRDGGQHREYDQTLNQLLTELDGIYHNTEVNILLIAATNRKDILDEALVRPGRFDRHIEVSLPDKKGRRHILELHATNKKLHEDVDFDQIAKDTYQFSGAQLEAVMNEAAIYTLREGNELITREHVQAAIDKVLLGEKNNREATYEDKLRVARHELGHAIMAEVTAPGSVAQVVLTPRGGALGFVRHTPTTDKYLYTKTEIEGKIMVTLGGSVAEEIFYGERSTGSKGDFDQALQLVKTMVESGLTSVGIIDSSMMTPDRWNSITNQVLDELLMKTKQKLEQYYVIFDNTLPQLMEDEFVSGDNFRNLLLNNQTF; this is translated from the coding sequence ATGCGTAACTATGCAAAGGAAATTGCAATTGGTATATTTGTCGCAATATTTAGTGTGTCTATTGGGTATTTCGTCAACATCGGGGCAGGAATCTTCAGTGTAGCATTATTTGTAGTAATCTATATGATGACTACGCAACCGAATAAACAGTTAGGACTAGCTAGTCTGAAAAAACAGAATAAGTCGATTATTGAACCAATCACATTTGATCAAGTTGGTGGTCAATTACATGTAAAAGAGGAACTAAAAGAAGCATTAGATTTTCTAGTTCAACGTGATCAATTAGAGAAACGCGGAATTCGTCTAATGAAAGGTATTCTGCTTACTGGTCCTCCAGGTACAGGTAAAACAATGCTTGCAAAAGCAGCTGCTAATTATACAGACAGCGTGTTTATCGCAGCATCAGGGAGTGAATTTGTGGAAAAGTATGTAGGTACAGGTGCTAATCGCGTACGTGAACTGTTCACAAAGGCTAGAAAACAAGCGAAAGATCAGAATAAGAAAAATGCAATAGTTTTTATTGATGAAATAGATGTTATTGGTGGTAAACGTGACGGTGGACAGCATCGTGAGTATGATCAAACATTAAATCAGCTTTTAACCGAATTAGATGGTATATATCATAATACAGAAGTGAATATTTTATTAATCGCAGCAACGAATCGGAAAGACATTCTAGATGAAGCACTAGTTAGGCCAGGTCGTTTTGATCGACATATTGAAGTATCACTTCCTGATAAAAAAGGTCGTCGTCATATATTAGAATTGCATGCAACGAATAAAAAACTTCATGAAGATGTTGATTTTGATCAGATTGCGAAAGATACGTATCAATTTTCAGGTGCACAGCTTGAAGCTGTTATGAATGAAGCTGCTATTTATACCTTGCGTGAAGGTAATGAGCTTATTACTAGAGAACATGTGCAAGCTGCTATCGATAAAGTATTATTAGGCGAAAAAAACAATCGTGAAGCAACTTATGAAGATAAATTAAGAGTAGCACGTCATGAACTAGGTCATGCTATTATGGCAGAAGTTACGGCACCTGGTTCAGTCGCACAAGTAGTACTGACTCCTCGTGGTGGTGCGCTTGGGTTTGTTCGACATACACCAACAACAGATAAATATTTATATACGAAAACTGAGATTGAAGGCAAAATTATGGTTACATTAGGCGGTTCAGTTGCTGAAGAAATATTTTATGGTGAGCGAAGTACAGGATCAAAAGGTGATTTTGATCAAGCATTACAGTTGGTAAAGACTATGGTAGAGTCAGGGTTAACTTCAGTTGGAATAATTGATAGTAGTATGATGACCCCAGATCGCTGGAATTCTATTACAAATCAAGTATTAGATGAATTATTGATGAAGACAAAGCAAAAATTAGAACAGTATTATGTGATTTTTGATAACACCTTGCCACAATTAATGGAAGATGAGTTTGTTAGTGGTGACAATTTTAGAAATTTATTGTTAAATAACCAGACATTTTAG
- a CDS encoding acetate kinase, whose product MKVLVINAGSSSLKYQLFDMTNESVLASGRVERIGMDSSIVTHEPVDKEEVVEVREILDHVAGVKRVIDMLTHAEHGVVKSMSEIDAVGHRIVHGGEIFKNSVVVTDEVKSEIKRLFELAPLHNPAHMMGIVAVEMNLPNVPQVVVFDTAFHQTMPKTSYLYAIPKSLYKRHKVRRYGFHGTSHAYVSDVAAKVLGEDLASLKMITCHIGNGGSLTAILDGKSFDTSMGMTPLEGLMMGTRSGDLDPAIVPFVMNKEDLTLNEVNSMLNKHSGLLAVSGLSSDMREITDSMGENEDAKLAFDMYVYRVRKYVGSYAAAMNGLDVMVFTAGVGENSVVLRKAVCDGLTFLGIEIDEELNAKRSKEPRVISTPNSRVKIMVVPTNEELLIARDTYNLVK is encoded by the coding sequence ATGAAAGTACTTGTTATTAATGCTGGAAGCTCGTCATTGAAATATCAATTATTCGATATGACGAATGAATCTGTACTAGCTAGTGGTCGTGTGGAGCGTATAGGGATGGATTCATCCATTGTTACGCATGAACCAGTTGACAAAGAAGAAGTTGTTGAAGTTAGAGAAATATTGGATCATGTAGCGGGTGTTAAACGTGTCATTGATATGTTAACTCATGCTGAACATGGCGTAGTGAAGTCAATGTCAGAAATAGATGCTGTAGGTCACCGTATCGTTCATGGTGGAGAAATTTTCAAAAATTCCGTTGTTGTAACAGATGAAGTGAAGAGCGAAATTAAACGTTTGTTCGAACTAGCGCCTCTTCATAATCCTGCTCATATGATGGGGATTGTGGCTGTAGAAATGAACTTGCCAAATGTGCCGCAAGTTGTTGTATTTGATACAGCTTTCCATCAAACGATGCCAAAAACATCTTATCTATATGCAATTCCAAAATCATTGTACAAACGTCATAAAGTTCGTCGTTACGGATTCCATGGTACATCCCATGCATATGTAAGTGATGTTGCTGCAAAAGTGCTTGGGGAAGATTTGGCTTCATTGAAGATGATTACTTGTCATATCGGTAACGGTGGTAGTCTTACTGCAATACTTGATGGTAAATCATTCGATACAAGTATGGGGATGACGCCTCTTGAAGGACTAATGATGGGTACTCGTAGTGGTGATTTAGATCCTGCTATCGTTCCTTTCGTTATGAACAAAGAAGATCTAACATTGAATGAAGTCAATTCTATGTTGAACAAGCATAGTGGACTTCTAGCCGTATCAGGACTAAGCTCTGATATGCGTGAAATTACAGATTCAATGGGTGAGAATGAAGATGCTAAGCTTGCATTCGATATGTATGTATATCGTGTAAGAAAATATGTTGGTAGCTACGCTGCTGCTATGAACGGCCTGGATGTGATGGTATTCACAGCTGGAGTTGGAGAAAACTCTGTTGTTCTTCGTAAAGCAGTATGTGATGGACTTACTTTCTTAGGTATCGAAATTGATGAGGAATTGAATGCAAAACGTAGCAAAGAGCCGCGTGTAATTTCAACTCCAAATTCCCGTGTGAAAATCATGGTTGTTCCTACGAATGAAGAGTTACTAATCGCAAGAGACACTTATAATCTCGTTAAGTAG
- a CDS encoding 3-hydroxyacyl-CoA dehydrogenase NAD-binding domain-containing protein — protein MIKKVGVVGVGTMGQGIAEMLAKNSLDVYMLEVSKDRLEHALHMIEVSLDKQIEKWAITSSEKKLILSRINAITEMEQLADCELIIESISEDLDKKKEIFKQLDQVTSSDTILASNTSSLSLTEIASATRSPERVIGMHFIHPVATIDMVEIVRGLKTSEATVDATKLFAENVIQKKGVMVFESPGFVTTRLICLLINEALHVLEEGVATAEDIDNAMRVGYSFKYGPFQMADHFGLDSIQAALENMFREYGELKYRPSFVLKKMVRAGHLGVKAGVGFFKYDTDGDRI, from the coding sequence ATGATTAAGAAAGTTGGAGTTGTTGGAGTAGGTACAATGGGTCAAGGAATAGCTGAGATGCTAGCTAAAAATAGCTTAGATGTCTACATGCTTGAGGTTTCTAAAGACCGACTAGAACATGCTTTGCACATGATAGAGGTTAGCCTGGATAAACAAATAGAGAAATGGGCTATCACGTCTTCAGAAAAAAAATTGATCTTATCTCGTATTAATGCCATTACGGAAATGGAACAGTTAGCTGATTGTGAGTTAATTATTGAATCCATTTCCGAAGATTTGGATAAGAAAAAAGAAATATTTAAACAACTTGATCAAGTAACAAGTTCTGATACTATTCTTGCAAGTAATACATCTTCACTTAGCTTAACTGAAATTGCTAGCGCAACGCGTTCGCCTGAACGTGTTATTGGTATGCATTTTATCCACCCAGTTGCAACGATAGATATGGTTGAAATCGTTCGTGGTTTGAAAACATCTGAGGCTACAGTAGACGCAACAAAACTATTTGCAGAAAATGTAATTCAGAAAAAGGGAGTAATGGTATTTGAATCTCCAGGATTCGTAACCACTCGCTTAATCTGCCTTTTAATCAATGAAGCACTTCATGTACTTGAAGAAGGCGTTGCTACAGCAGAAGATATCGATAACGCAATGCGCGTTGGTTATTCATTTAAATACGGTCCATTCCAAATGGCTGATCATTTTGGACTTGATTCCATTCAAGCTGCGCTTGAAAATATGTTCCGTGAATATGGTGAGCTGAAATATAGACCATCATTCGTACTTAAAAAAATGGTACGCGCTGGGCATTTAGGAGTAAAAGCTGGAGTAGGATTTTTCAAATATGATACGGATGGAGATCGAATCTAA
- a CDS encoding amidohydrolase, protein MSKIWIENGLFITMAGTTPKVLTGHMVVTDDVITYIGETRPADVEGFDRFDGKGLVFMPGLVNTHGHAAMTLLRGFSDDLNLQVWLQEKMWPMEEKYVDQDTRAGSNLAIAEMLLSGTTTFVDMYDRMDQVAEASVEAGIRAFLTRGVIGLCSPEVQTAKLEEAISFAKQWNGQGNGRISTMLSPHSPYTCPPDYIARIVQAAHDLNLPLHTHMSETKAEVQQNVDEYGKRPVAHLDALDFFSRPALLAHAVHLTDEEIELLAARGASISHNPISNLKLASGVARVPDMLKAGVKLSLGTDGVASNNNLDLFQEIRAAALLHKGVSGDPTVVPAYTALQLGTSMGAEAIWKSEIGTLEVGKKADFIAIDIDQPHFFPRTDLISHLVYAANGRDVSHVWIDGKQVVSNRTLLTMDEEKVRFEAQASFERLLN, encoded by the coding sequence ATGAGTAAGATATGGATTGAGAACGGTTTGTTCATTACGATGGCAGGAACTACACCAAAAGTGTTAACTGGTCATATGGTCGTAACTGATGATGTTATCACATATATTGGTGAAACAAGACCTGCTGATGTAGAAGGTTTTGATCGTTTTGATGGTAAAGGCTTGGTGTTTATGCCAGGTCTAGTTAATACACATGGTCATGCTGCAATGACATTACTTCGTGGATTTTCAGATGATTTGAATTTGCAAGTATGGTTACAAGAAAAAATGTGGCCGATGGAAGAGAAATATGTTGACCAAGACACACGTGCTGGAAGTAATTTGGCAATTGCCGAAATGTTGTTAAGTGGTACGACTACATTTGTTGATATGTATGATCGTATGGATCAAGTAGCTGAAGCTTCAGTTGAAGCGGGCATTCGTGCTTTTCTTACTAGAGGAGTTATTGGACTTTGCTCACCTGAAGTACAAACTGCCAAATTAGAAGAAGCGATTTCTTTTGCAAAACAATGGAATGGTCAAGGTAATGGAAGAATATCTACAATGTTATCTCCACATTCACCTTATACATGTCCACCAGATTATATTGCACGCATAGTTCAAGCGGCACATGATTTGAATTTGCCGTTACATACGCATATGTCGGAGACAAAAGCTGAAGTGCAGCAAAACGTTGATGAGTACGGAAAACGTCCGGTTGCTCATCTGGATGCACTAGATTTCTTCAGTCGTCCAGCTTTGTTAGCTCATGCTGTTCATCTTACGGATGAGGAAATTGAATTGTTGGCAGCAAGAGGTGCATCTATTTCTCATAATCCGATTAGTAACTTGAAGCTTGCTAGCGGTGTAGCAAGAGTGCCTGACATGTTGAAAGCTGGCGTTAAACTATCTCTAGGAACTGATGGTGTTGCAAGTAATAACAACTTAGATCTATTCCAAGAGATTAGAGCTGCGGCATTGCTTCATAAAGGAGTATCAGGAGATCCGACAGTAGTTCCGGCATACACAGCCTTGCAACTGGGGACTTCGATGGGTGCTGAAGCGATTTGGAAATCGGAGATCGGTACACTTGAAGTCGGTAAGAAAGCAGACTTTATTGCTATTGATATTGATCAACCTCATTTCTTCCCAAGAACTGATCTTATTTCTCATCTGGTCTATGCTGCAAATGGTCGAGATGTATCTCATGTATGGATTGATGGTAAGCAAGTTGTGAGTAATAGAACATTACTTACTATGGATGAGGAGAAAGTCCGCTTTGAAGCGCAAGCTAGCTTTGAGCGTCTGTTGAATTAA
- the dinG gene encoding ATP-dependent DNA helicase DinG, whose amino-acid sequence MKYAILDLETTGHSALDEIIQIGLVVVSDDLEIIDTYSTFVKPTVEIPAFITGLTGIQFSDVQDAPDLNDALVGLIPHLDDAVLVAHNVGFDANFLNHALDQCGYLPFNGRRLDTMDFLRILYPSITSYQLGTVAEQLGVEHEMQHRADSDALATAHIFIDCVSKLRSMPLLTLQRLSSFFDESRDLGWYLSYTEKLIEQQSVFDSAEYDYYRQFALKATPWADETSAREKENANEYFERVTSFEQYIEDVQNRFKEMFENYEERKPQIQMYQEVYEALNDDKHLLIEAGTGTGKSLGYLIPALYYGIQTEEKVIVSTHTINLQEQLRNRDIPLLNEILPFPFRASLLKGRGNYLCMRKFEHKLNTKDFVAPVDDPVTAAQMVIWLSETETGDQEELNLGLRGADFWGTVSSDADSCLNRACPWFKRCYYHRAKHESNISDVCITNHSMIFTDIQADHRLLPGYTNLILDEAHHLEEVAGKHLGNQMTYTSYIYAMNMLFKDMRTGVLPSLRIRVQEDNDDHTAAWNEVIDSTYPQLQDIKEHWDKLFEWLYSIVSTDSTQSNEVGSEGTASMVFRLDRHKLPSEWNEAMEVENNFHVQLSRLVKSLEKLSTDVKERLEEDTGLQSILIDLNGILRDLNRIKDELRMFMKLEQEDYVYWMEGTQAYKFRSLQLFSAPVDVSGLLKKYLFEVKDTVVMTSATLSIQKNFEYVEEQLGLSAYENSNRVKAVMLDSPFNYREQALVIIPRDFPVLKGANIDSAYLDKLVGSLTESAQTLGGKMLVLFTSYRLLKQVYDPLKSALQSSNIQVLGQGIDSNNRTKLTRRFLQNQASVLLGTSSFWEGVDIPGESLQCLAIVRLPFQPPNHPLVEAKSELLQRQKKNPFMKLSIPQAVIRFKQGFGRLVRTATDKGIVIIYDTRVIEAYYGKHFLYSLPGPKIETMHTSQMPGRMEEWLKEE is encoded by the coding sequence ATGAAGTATGCCATTTTGGATTTGGAGACAACTGGACATAGTGCCTTGGATGAAATTATACAAATTGGACTAGTCGTTGTGTCGGATGATTTAGAAATCATTGACACGTATAGTACATTTGTAAAGCCAACGGTTGAGATTCCTGCTTTTATTACTGGACTAACAGGGATCCAATTTAGTGATGTTCAAGATGCTCCTGATTTGAATGATGCTTTAGTTGGACTAATACCACATCTTGATGATGCTGTTCTTGTTGCTCATAACGTGGGCTTTGATGCTAATTTTTTGAATCATGCCCTTGACCAATGTGGATATCTTCCATTCAATGGAAGAAGACTGGATACAATGGACTTTTTACGTATTTTATACCCGTCCATCACTTCGTATCAGTTAGGAACGGTAGCTGAGCAATTAGGAGTAGAACATGAAATGCAGCATCGTGCTGATAGTGACGCACTGGCTACAGCTCATATTTTCATTGATTGTGTATCAAAGCTACGTTCTATGCCGCTGCTTACATTGCAGCGGCTATCTTCATTTTTTGATGAGTCGCGAGATCTTGGATGGTATTTGAGCTACACTGAAAAATTAATTGAGCAACAGTCTGTATTTGATTCTGCGGAATATGATTATTACCGTCAGTTTGCTTTAAAGGCAACACCCTGGGCTGATGAAACTTCAGCTAGAGAAAAAGAAAATGCGAATGAGTACTTTGAACGAGTGACCAGCTTTGAACAATATATTGAAGATGTGCAAAATCGTTTCAAAGAAATGTTTGAGAACTATGAAGAACGAAAACCGCAAATTCAAATGTATCAAGAAGTTTATGAAGCACTTAATGATGACAAGCATCTTCTCATCGAAGCAGGAACGGGTACAGGTAAATCGTTAGGGTATCTTATTCCAGCGTTATACTACGGTATACAGACAGAAGAGAAAGTTATTGTTAGCACTCATACTATAAATTTACAAGAGCAGCTTCGCAACAGAGATATCCCTTTACTTAATGAGATTTTACCGTTTCCTTTCAGAGCGTCATTGTTAAAAGGTAGAGGTAATTATCTTTGTATGCGGAAATTCGAACATAAATTGAATACTAAGGACTTTGTTGCTCCAGTTGATGATCCTGTAACGGCAGCACAGATGGTTATCTGGTTATCGGAAACAGAAACGGGAGATCAAGAAGAACTTAACCTTGGGTTACGTGGTGCGGACTTCTGGGGGACGGTATCAAGTGATGCCGATTCATGTTTGAATCGAGCTTGTCCTTGGTTCAAGCGATGTTATTATCATCGTGCTAAACATGAGTCGAATATCTCAGACGTTTGTATTACGAATCATTCGATGATTTTTACAGATATTCAAGCAGACCACCGTCTTTTACCTGGATACACTAATTTAATATTAGACGAGGCACATCATCTTGAGGAAGTTGCCGGTAAACATCTAGGTAACCAAATGACGTACACTTCGTATATATATGCGATGAATATGTTATTCAAAGATATGAGAACCGGAGTTCTTCCATCGCTTCGAATTCGTGTACAAGAAGATAATGATGATCATACTGCCGCTTGGAATGAAGTGATCGATAGCACATACCCACAACTTCAAGATATTAAAGAGCATTGGGATAAGTTATTTGAATGGCTCTATAGTATCGTCAGTACGGATTCAACTCAAAGTAATGAAGTCGGGTCGGAAGGTACAGCTAGTATGGTATTCCGCTTAGATCGACATAAGTTACCGAGCGAATGGAACGAAGCTATGGAAGTGGAGAATAACTTCCATGTTCAACTGTCACGCTTAGTTAAATCTCTTGAGAAGCTTTCAACTGATGTGAAGGAACGCCTTGAGGAAGATACAGGTTTGCAAAGTATACTAATTGATCTTAATGGAATATTACGTGATTTAAATAGGATTAAAGACGAATTGCGAATGTTTATGAAACTTGAACAGGAAGATTATGTGTACTGGATGGAAGGAACGCAAGCGTATAAGTTCAGATCGTTGCAATTATTTTCTGCTCCTGTCGATGTTAGTGGTTTGTTGAAGAAGTATTTATTTGAAGTGAAAGATACTGTTGTTATGACATCGGCAACATTATCTATCCAGAAAAACTTTGAATATGTTGAAGAGCAACTGGGATTATCTGCTTACGAAAATTCCAATCGGGTGAAAGCAGTCATGCTCGATTCACCGTTTAACTATAGAGAACAAGCTCTAGTTATTATTCCTCGAGATTTCCCGGTGTTAAAGGGTGCTAATATAGACTCAGCTTATTTGGATAAATTAGTAGGTTCATTAACAGAGAGTGCTCAAACGCTCGGTGGTAAAATGCTTGTCTTATTCACTTCATATCGATTGTTAAAACAAGTGTATGATCCACTGAAATCAGCGCTTCAAAGCAGTAATATCCAAGTGCTTGGCCAAGGTATTGATAGTAATAATCGCACGAAGTTAACGAGAAGATTTTTACAAAATCAAGCATCAGTTTTACTAGGGACAAGTAGTTTCTGGGAAGGTGTAGACATACCTGGGGAATCACTTCAATGTCTTGCCATCGTTCGATTACCTTTCCAACCACCTAATCACCCATTGGTTGAGGCGAAATCGGAATTACTTCAAAGGCAAAAGAAAAATCCATTTATGAAATTATCGATCCCACAAGCCGTTATTAGATTTAAACAAGGCTTTGGAAGATTAGTTCGTACCGCTACAGACAAAGGGATTGTAATCATATATGATACTAGAGTAATTGAAGCTTATTATGGTAAACATTTTTTATATTCATTACCTGGTCCGAAAATCGAAACGATGCATACGAGTCAAATGCCGGGGCGAATGGAAGAGTGGTTAAAGGAGGAATAA
- a CDS encoding aspartate 1-decarboxylase, with the protein MYRTMMKSKLHRATVTEANLNYVGSITIDEDLMDAADLLENEKVQIVNNNNGARLETYVIKGGRGTGVICLNGAAARLVQPGDNVIIISYSLMTEEQATSYKPTIVILDSNNKPTQFMNGEIHSTIL; encoded by the coding sequence GTGTATAGAACAATGATGAAGTCTAAGTTGCATCGCGCTACAGTAACAGAAGCGAATCTGAATTATGTTGGTAGTATTACCATTGATGAGGATCTTATGGATGCTGCAGATTTATTAGAAAATGAAAAAGTTCAAATCGTTAACAATAATAATGGTGCCAGGTTAGAAACTTATGTTATTAAAGGTGGACGTGGTACTGGCGTAATTTGCCTTAATGGTGCTGCTGCTAGACTTGTTCAGCCTGGAGATAATGTTATTATTATTTCATATAGCTTAATGACGGAAGAACAAGCAACTTCTTACAAGCCTACAATCGTTATTCTTGATAGTAATAATAAGCCTACACAATTTATGAATGGTGAAATTCACTCGACCATACTATAA
- a CDS encoding DnaD domain protein, with the protein MSDHIWKAYAHGMNVILQEGGIQVSSLLLRSYRALGLEDSEAMLLLHIIQFAEVEHNPFPTPEELSERMGVHSHVITGWLQKLFNSGFLTIEQETIHDVIGETYNWSGWYMLATNWYAKELRATKKAERQKVHRVIHQDQFADLFSLFEQEFGRPLSPMEYETIGAWIDQDRYSDEIIRFALKESVFAGKLSLRYIDRILIEWSRNRVTTAEEAKLHSQKFYSKNL; encoded by the coding sequence ATGAGTGATCATATTTGGAAGGCCTACGCACACGGTATGAATGTGATACTACAAGAGGGTGGAATTCAAGTTTCATCATTGTTACTACGTAGTTATCGTGCACTTGGTTTAGAGGATTCGGAAGCTATGCTGTTACTTCATATTATTCAGTTTGCAGAGGTTGAACATAATCCTTTCCCAACTCCTGAGGAACTTTCTGAGCGGATGGGTGTTCATAGTCACGTCATTACAGGGTGGCTTCAGAAGCTATTTAATAGCGGTTTCCTGACCATTGAGCAGGAAACAATTCATGATGTTATAGGTGAAACTTATAATTGGTCAGGTTGGTACATGCTTGCAACGAACTGGTATGCGAAGGAACTGCGAGCTACGAAAAAGGCTGAACGTCAGAAGGTACATAGAGTTATTCATCAAGATCAATTTGCAGATCTGTTTTCATTATTTGAGCAAGAGTTCGGAAGACCATTATCACCAATGGAATATGAAACGATTGGCGCCTGGATCGATCAAGATCGATATTCAGATGAAATCATTCGATTTGCTTTGAAAGAATCTGTATTTGCTGGTAAGTTAAGTTTACGTTACATTGATCGGATATTAATAGAGTGGTCGAGAAATCGTGTAACAACAGCGGAAGAAGCTAAGCTACATTCACAAAAATTTTATTCCAAAAACCTATAA